A single Sorex araneus isolate mSorAra2 chromosome 8, mSorAra2.pri, whole genome shotgun sequence DNA region contains:
- the NFKBID gene encoding NF-kappa-B inhibitor delta isoform X2: protein MGPWLLVGRGDRSHCPSQTVKKLLEEQRRRQQQPDAGGVQGQFPPPATQSLTPSVSAREPGHPHFPPQPETVGSTPAGLAPPTTFPDWDPSTHAAYTDSSFSYPASAAEGFLTPEFYTPSVPGRPCPFSPGMEDPLDTRLYAEPPLAQAGSWRGSGLPSEPPQLPPVVTGPSLEAARAQMLALGPQQLLSQDEEGDTLLHLLAARGLRWAAYAAAEMLQAYRRLDVREHKGKTPLLVAAAANQPLIVEDLLNLGAEPNATDHQGRSVLHVAATYGLPGVLSAVFNSGVRVDLEARDFEGLTPLHTAILALNVAMYPPDLCSRVLSTQARDRLACVQMLLHMGADHTSQEIKSNKTVLHLAVQAANPTLVQLLLELPRGDLRAFVNMKAHGNTALHMAAALPPGPAQEAIVRRLLAAGADPTLRNLENEQPVHLLRPGPGPEGLRQLLKRSRVAPPGLSS, encoded by the exons ATGGGGCCTTGGCTCTTGG TGGGCCGGGGTGACCGCAGTCACTGCCCGTCCCAGACAGTGAagaagctcctggaagaacagaggCGCCGCCAGCAGCAGCCTGATGCCGGTGGGGTGCAG ggCCAGTTCCCACCCCCTGCAACTCAATCCCTGACCCCTTCTGTGAGTGCCAGGGAGCCTG GTCATCCGCACTTCCCACCGCAACCGGAGACAGTGGGTTCAACACCTGCTGGCCTGGCGCCCCCCACGACTTTTCCAGACTGGGACCCCAGTACACATGCAGCCTACACAGACAGCTCCTTCTCCTACCCGGCTTCTGCGGCTGAAGGCTTCCTGACACCTGAGTTCTACACCCCCTCAGTCCCAGGGCGGCCCTGTCCATTCTCCCCCGGGATGGAG GACCCCCTGGATACTCGGCTTTATGCAGAGCCCCCCTTGGCACAGGCAGGGTCCTGGAGAGGTTCTGGGCTCCCCTCGGAACCCCCCCAGCTTCCCCCTGTAGTGACCGGCCCATCCCTGGAGGCAGCCCGTGCCCAGATGCTGGCTTTGGGGCCCCAACAGCTTCTGTCCCAGGACGAAGAGGGAGACAC GCTCCTGCATCTGTTGGCTGCGAGGGGGCTGCGCTGGGCTGCCTATGCTGCGGCGGAGATGCTCCAAGCCTACAGGCGTCTGGACGTCCGTGAGCATAAGGGCAAG ACCCCTCTCCTGGTGGCTGCCGCTGCCAACCAGCCCCTAATCGTGGAGGATCTGCTGAACCTGGGGGCTGAGCCCAACGCCACTGACCACCAGGGACGctctgtcttgcacgtggctgccaCATATGGGCTCCCAGGAGTCCTCTCG GCCGTGTTCAATTCGGGGGTCCGGGTTGACTTAGAAGCCAGAGACTTTGAGG GCCTCACCCCCCTCCACACTGCCATCCTGGCCCTCAACGTTGCCATGTACCCGCCTGACCTGTGTTCCCGGGTGCTGAGTACTCAGGCCCGGGACAGGCTGGCTTGTGTCCAGATGCTGCTGCATATGGGAGCTGATCACACCAGCCAG GAGATCAAGAGCAATAAGACAGTCCTGCACTTGGCCGTGCAGGCCGCCAACCCAACCCTGGTTCAGCTGCTGCTGGAGCTGCCTCGGGGGGACTTGCGGGCCTTCGTCAACATGAAG GCCCATGGGAACACAGCCCTCCACATGGCGGCTGCGCTGCCCCCTGGGCCAGCACAGGAGGCCATCGTGCGGCGCCTGCTGGCCGCGGGGGCAGACCCCACCCTGCGCAACTTGGAGAACGAGCAGCCAGTCCACCTGCTGCGGCCCGGGCCGGGCCCTGAAGGG CTCCGGCAGCTGCTGAAGAGGAGCCGCGTGGCGCCACCCGGCCTGTCCTCTTAG
- the NFKBID gene encoding NF-kappa-B inhibitor delta isoform X1 → MGPWLLGPTQLRGLDLWDTEMLGNCGDLGPGTPGSGLSVGRGDRSHCPSQTVKKLLEEQRRRQQQPDAGGVQGQFPPPATQSLTPSVSAREPGHPHFPPQPETVGSTPAGLAPPTTFPDWDPSTHAAYTDSSFSYPASAAEGFLTPEFYTPSVPGRPCPFSPGMEDPLDTRLYAEPPLAQAGSWRGSGLPSEPPQLPPVVTGPSLEAARAQMLALGPQQLLSQDEEGDTLLHLLAARGLRWAAYAAAEMLQAYRRLDVREHKGKTPLLVAAAANQPLIVEDLLNLGAEPNATDHQGRSVLHVAATYGLPGVLSAVFNSGVRVDLEARDFEGLTPLHTAILALNVAMYPPDLCSRVLSTQARDRLACVQMLLHMGADHTSQEIKSNKTVLHLAVQAANPTLVQLLLELPRGDLRAFVNMKAHGNTALHMAAALPPGPAQEAIVRRLLAAGADPTLRNLENEQPVHLLRPGPGPEGLRQLLKRSRVAPPGLSS, encoded by the exons ATGGGGCCTTGGCTCTTGGGTCCGACGCAGTTGCGTGGTCTAGACCTGTGGGATACCGAGATGCTAGGGAACTGTGGGGATCTGGGACCCGGGACCCCGGGCTCGGGATTATCAG TGGGCCGGGGTGACCGCAGTCACTGCCCGTCCCAGACAGTGAagaagctcctggaagaacagaggCGCCGCCAGCAGCAGCCTGATGCCGGTGGGGTGCAG ggCCAGTTCCCACCCCCTGCAACTCAATCCCTGACCCCTTCTGTGAGTGCCAGGGAGCCTG GTCATCCGCACTTCCCACCGCAACCGGAGACAGTGGGTTCAACACCTGCTGGCCTGGCGCCCCCCACGACTTTTCCAGACTGGGACCCCAGTACACATGCAGCCTACACAGACAGCTCCTTCTCCTACCCGGCTTCTGCGGCTGAAGGCTTCCTGACACCTGAGTTCTACACCCCCTCAGTCCCAGGGCGGCCCTGTCCATTCTCCCCCGGGATGGAG GACCCCCTGGATACTCGGCTTTATGCAGAGCCCCCCTTGGCACAGGCAGGGTCCTGGAGAGGTTCTGGGCTCCCCTCGGAACCCCCCCAGCTTCCCCCTGTAGTGACCGGCCCATCCCTGGAGGCAGCCCGTGCCCAGATGCTGGCTTTGGGGCCCCAACAGCTTCTGTCCCAGGACGAAGAGGGAGACAC GCTCCTGCATCTGTTGGCTGCGAGGGGGCTGCGCTGGGCTGCCTATGCTGCGGCGGAGATGCTCCAAGCCTACAGGCGTCTGGACGTCCGTGAGCATAAGGGCAAG ACCCCTCTCCTGGTGGCTGCCGCTGCCAACCAGCCCCTAATCGTGGAGGATCTGCTGAACCTGGGGGCTGAGCCCAACGCCACTGACCACCAGGGACGctctgtcttgcacgtggctgccaCATATGGGCTCCCAGGAGTCCTCTCG GCCGTGTTCAATTCGGGGGTCCGGGTTGACTTAGAAGCCAGAGACTTTGAGG GCCTCACCCCCCTCCACACTGCCATCCTGGCCCTCAACGTTGCCATGTACCCGCCTGACCTGTGTTCCCGGGTGCTGAGTACTCAGGCCCGGGACAGGCTGGCTTGTGTCCAGATGCTGCTGCATATGGGAGCTGATCACACCAGCCAG GAGATCAAGAGCAATAAGACAGTCCTGCACTTGGCCGTGCAGGCCGCCAACCCAACCCTGGTTCAGCTGCTGCTGGAGCTGCCTCGGGGGGACTTGCGGGCCTTCGTCAACATGAAG GCCCATGGGAACACAGCCCTCCACATGGCGGCTGCGCTGCCCCCTGGGCCAGCACAGGAGGCCATCGTGCGGCGCCTGCTGGCCGCGGGGGCAGACCCCACCCTGCGCAACTTGGAGAACGAGCAGCCAGTCCACCTGCTGCGGCCCGGGCCGGGCCCTGAAGGG CTCCGGCAGCTGCTGAAGAGGAGCCGCGTGGCGCCACCCGGCCTGTCCTCTTAG
- the NFKBID gene encoding NF-kappa-B inhibitor delta isoform X3 — protein sequence MGRGDRSHCPSQTVKKLLEEQRRRQQQPDAGGVQGQFPPPATQSLTPSVSAREPGHPHFPPQPETVGSTPAGLAPPTTFPDWDPSTHAAYTDSSFSYPASAAEGFLTPEFYTPSVPGRPCPFSPGMEDPLDTRLYAEPPLAQAGSWRGSGLPSEPPQLPPVVTGPSLEAARAQMLALGPQQLLSQDEEGDTLLHLLAARGLRWAAYAAAEMLQAYRRLDVREHKGKTPLLVAAAANQPLIVEDLLNLGAEPNATDHQGRSVLHVAATYGLPGVLSAVFNSGVRVDLEARDFEGLTPLHTAILALNVAMYPPDLCSRVLSTQARDRLACVQMLLHMGADHTSQEIKSNKTVLHLAVQAANPTLVQLLLELPRGDLRAFVNMKAHGNTALHMAAALPPGPAQEAIVRRLLAAGADPTLRNLENEQPVHLLRPGPGPEGLRQLLKRSRVAPPGLSS from the exons A TGGGCCGGGGTGACCGCAGTCACTGCCCGTCCCAGACAGTGAagaagctcctggaagaacagaggCGCCGCCAGCAGCAGCCTGATGCCGGTGGGGTGCAG ggCCAGTTCCCACCCCCTGCAACTCAATCCCTGACCCCTTCTGTGAGTGCCAGGGAGCCTG GTCATCCGCACTTCCCACCGCAACCGGAGACAGTGGGTTCAACACCTGCTGGCCTGGCGCCCCCCACGACTTTTCCAGACTGGGACCCCAGTACACATGCAGCCTACACAGACAGCTCCTTCTCCTACCCGGCTTCTGCGGCTGAAGGCTTCCTGACACCTGAGTTCTACACCCCCTCAGTCCCAGGGCGGCCCTGTCCATTCTCCCCCGGGATGGAG GACCCCCTGGATACTCGGCTTTATGCAGAGCCCCCCTTGGCACAGGCAGGGTCCTGGAGAGGTTCTGGGCTCCCCTCGGAACCCCCCCAGCTTCCCCCTGTAGTGACCGGCCCATCCCTGGAGGCAGCCCGTGCCCAGATGCTGGCTTTGGGGCCCCAACAGCTTCTGTCCCAGGACGAAGAGGGAGACAC GCTCCTGCATCTGTTGGCTGCGAGGGGGCTGCGCTGGGCTGCCTATGCTGCGGCGGAGATGCTCCAAGCCTACAGGCGTCTGGACGTCCGTGAGCATAAGGGCAAG ACCCCTCTCCTGGTGGCTGCCGCTGCCAACCAGCCCCTAATCGTGGAGGATCTGCTGAACCTGGGGGCTGAGCCCAACGCCACTGACCACCAGGGACGctctgtcttgcacgtggctgccaCATATGGGCTCCCAGGAGTCCTCTCG GCCGTGTTCAATTCGGGGGTCCGGGTTGACTTAGAAGCCAGAGACTTTGAGG GCCTCACCCCCCTCCACACTGCCATCCTGGCCCTCAACGTTGCCATGTACCCGCCTGACCTGTGTTCCCGGGTGCTGAGTACTCAGGCCCGGGACAGGCTGGCTTGTGTCCAGATGCTGCTGCATATGGGAGCTGATCACACCAGCCAG GAGATCAAGAGCAATAAGACAGTCCTGCACTTGGCCGTGCAGGCCGCCAACCCAACCCTGGTTCAGCTGCTGCTGGAGCTGCCTCGGGGGGACTTGCGGGCCTTCGTCAACATGAAG GCCCATGGGAACACAGCCCTCCACATGGCGGCTGCGCTGCCCCCTGGGCCAGCACAGGAGGCCATCGTGCGGCGCCTGCTGGCCGCGGGGGCAGACCCCACCCTGCGCAACTTGGAGAACGAGCAGCCAGTCCACCTGCTGCGGCCCGGGCCGGGCCCTGAAGGG CTCCGGCAGCTGCTGAAGAGGAGCCGCGTGGCGCCACCCGGCCTGTCCTCTTAG
- the HCST gene encoding hematopoietic cell signal transducer, producing MVLPGDLLFLLLLPVAAAQMAEGSCSGCGPLSLSLLAGLVAADAAVSLLIVVGVFACFRPRHQPPQEDGKIYINMPGRG from the exons ATGGTCCTGCCAGGAGATCTCTTGTTCCTGCTTCTGCTCCCAG TGGCCGCAGCTCAGATGGCCGAAG GCTCCTGTTCTGGGTGTGGGCCCCTCTCCCTgtcgctcctggcaggcctggtgGCCGCAGATGCCGCCGTGTCCCTGCTGATAGTGGTGGGAGTATTTGCATGTTTTCGCCCACGCCACCAGCCCCCGCAAG AAGATGGCAAAATCTACATCAACATGCCTGGCAGGGGCTGA
- the TYROBP gene encoding TYRO protein tyrosine kinase-binding protein codes for MRGLGPSNTLLLLLLLLTLADISPVQAQGGPVAQGCSCSSLSPGVLAGIVLGDLVLTLLISLAVYALGRLVPRGRGNSEVPRKQRMAETESPYQELQGQRSDVYSDLNTQRPYYK; via the exons ATGAGGGGGCTTGGACCCTCCAACACGCTCTtgcttctgctgcttcttctgACTTTGGCCg aCATCAGCCCGGTCCAGGCCCAAGGAG GGCCCGTCGCCCAAGGATGCAGCTGCTCCTCCTTGAGCCCTGGGGTGCTGGCAGGGATCGTGCTCGGGGACCTGGTGCTGACGCTCCTCATCTCGCTGGCTGTGTACGCCCTGGGCCGGCTGGTTCCTCGGGGCCGAGGGAACTCAGAGG TGCCCCGGAAACAGCGCATGGCTGAGACAGAGTCACCATATCAG GAGCTTCAGGGCCAAAGGTCAGATGTCTACAGCGACCTCAACACACAGAGGCCATATTACAAATGA